In a genomic window of Sporosarcina trichiuri:
- a CDS encoding glycosyl transferase, which produces MRKTLLLILSAFFLFGCSHSITGEFATVTQVNQNSVVIENGGGKITEVDIGSDLDFPLEENKEYFFRYETTKRGKSTLISVETIVD; this is translated from the coding sequence ATGAGAAAAACGTTGCTATTGATCTTATCTGCTTTCTTCTTGTTTGGTTGCAGCCATTCTATCACTGGAGAATTTGCGACTGTTACCCAAGTCAATCAGAATTCTGTCGTTATCGAAAATGGGGGAGGGAAAATTACAGAGGTAGATATCGGCTCCGATTTAGATTTTCCTCTGGAAGAAAACAAGGAATACTTTTTCAGATACGAAACTACCAAAAGAGGGAAATCTACGTTGATTTCTGTAGAGACGATCGTAGACTAA
- a CDS encoding AIM24 family protein, whose product MIITIRNFEDNPNVKVKEELGPFKVVEFQRELSTDRASAQAAYFASEMNVRRRQLVCDVGQSNITVQAGAMQWMAGDVKATTGLKGVGDFIGKTIRGKVTKESAIKPEYTGTGTLVLEPTFKHILLLNVGDWHQSLVIEDGLFLACDSGLKHKAVVRSTLSSASLGGEGLFNLGLTGQGTVALESSIAREELIEIELDNDELKIDGNMAIAWSGSLDFTVERSGKTLLGSAASGEGLVNVYRGTGKVLMAPFLP is encoded by the coding sequence ATGATTATAACAATCCGAAATTTTGAAGATAATCCGAATGTAAAAGTCAAAGAGGAGCTCGGCCCATTTAAAGTAGTCGAATTTCAAAGAGAATTAAGCACCGATCGCGCAAGTGCTCAAGCCGCCTATTTTGCGTCTGAAATGAATGTGAGACGACGGCAGCTGGTTTGCGATGTCGGTCAGTCCAACATTACGGTTCAGGCCGGCGCCATGCAATGGATGGCAGGGGATGTGAAAGCGACGACAGGGCTGAAAGGGGTAGGGGACTTTATCGGGAAGACGATTCGCGGCAAAGTGACTAAAGAATCGGCCATCAAACCTGAATATACGGGAACCGGCACACTTGTTTTGGAACCGACGTTCAAGCATATTTTGCTATTGAACGTGGGGGACTGGCATCAGTCACTCGTCATTGAAGACGGACTCTTTTTGGCTTGTGATTCAGGACTCAAACATAAGGCCGTGGTGCGCTCCACTCTTTCTTCTGCCTCATTAGGCGGTGAAGGTCTTTTCAATCTTGGTTTGACCGGACAAGGGACCGTTGCACTGGAATCCTCCATTGCAAGAGAGGAACTAATCGAAATCGAGTTGGACAATGATGAATTGAAGATCGATGGCAATATGGCGATTGCCTGGTCTGGCAGTTTGGACTTCACTGTCGAGCGCTCTGGCAAAACACTTCTGGGTTCCGCCGCTTCTGGTGAAGGATTGGTGAATGTTTACCGCGGCACAGGCAAAGTCTTAATGGCGCCTTTTCTTCCATAG
- a CDS encoding transglycosylase domain-containing protein codes for MKRSEYKQYKKEHKKTMKQKLSLKKRVLRFTIIGALLAALSAVLVLNLFIAFSDVSELDKPAPRSTVITDPDGNVIRKVSNSKIEGVSIDQIPQTLRDAVVSVEDQRFYKHHGLNYFSMGRALAGNALKGKIVSGGSTITQQLAKNVFLTQDRTFSRKLKELILAKKIERTFSKEEILERYLNYIYFGDGAWGVQRAAQTYFGKDVSELTLSESATLAGLLKAPSNLSPRKNLDKSVARRNLVLSLMLKEQYISQEEYDAAVGQKLELAASIVPKDNGNYPYYIDRVVDEAVDMYGLTKDEVLSGGLHITTAINPVVQDALEAVYADDGNFPESPPDQLLQSASVFVSPKTGGILALVGGRGEYTPGRFNNATELLRQPGSALKPLAVYAPALEKGYHMSDLLEDEPIDIGGYAPTNIDQQYRGHVTLYEALVNSYNVPPVWLLDQIGIQNGVDAVERFGIPLTKKDRVLGLALGGLDKGTSPLRMAQAFSAFANEGVMEEAHAIMEIKDADGKVLGTWQGESVQVTDAEVAAQMTYMLQGAVEEGTGRNARISGMDVAGKTGTTQLPIEGVSGSKDNWFVGYTPDIAGAVWLGYDKTDADHYLTSTSSTTASPIFAKVVSRSASELSGEAFDLSLIDDDIKDLKKQEKKAKKKRKKDEKKKEKDEKGKGFWESLEEWGQKWFNE; via the coding sequence ATGAAACGATCCGAATACAAACAATATAAAAAAGAGCATAAGAAAACGATGAAACAGAAACTCAGCCTGAAGAAACGTGTCCTCCGTTTCACGATCATCGGCGCGTTGCTCGCCGCCCTTAGCGCCGTGCTTGTCCTGAATCTGTTCATCGCCTTCAGCGATGTGAGTGAGCTTGACAAGCCGGCGCCGCGGTCGACGGTCATTACCGATCCGGATGGCAACGTGATCCGCAAGGTGTCGAATTCGAAGATTGAAGGGGTCTCGATCGACCAGATTCCGCAGACGCTGCGGGACGCTGTTGTTTCCGTGGAAGATCAGCGGTTCTACAAGCATCATGGCCTCAATTATTTCAGTATGGGGCGTGCGCTTGCCGGGAATGCGCTGAAAGGGAAGATCGTGTCCGGTGGCAGTACGATTACGCAGCAGCTTGCGAAGAATGTGTTTTTGACGCAGGACCGGACGTTTTCCCGGAAGCTGAAGGAGCTGATCCTTGCCAAGAAGATTGAACGCACGTTTTCGAAAGAGGAGATCCTCGAACGGTACTTGAACTACATCTACTTCGGCGACGGGGCGTGGGGTGTCCAGCGTGCGGCGCAGACGTATTTCGGCAAAGACGTCAGTGAGCTGACGCTGAGCGAATCGGCGACGCTTGCCGGGCTCCTCAAAGCGCCGTCTAATTTATCGCCCCGAAAGAACTTGGACAAGTCGGTGGCGCGGCGCAATCTCGTGCTGTCGCTGATGCTGAAGGAACAGTACATCAGTCAGGAAGAGTATGACGCAGCGGTCGGGCAGAAGCTGGAACTGGCTGCGTCGATCGTGCCGAAGGATAATGGGAACTATCCGTATTATATCGACCGTGTTGTCGACGAGGCGGTGGATATGTATGGGCTGACGAAAGATGAAGTGCTGTCGGGCGGGCTGCACATTACGACGGCCATCAATCCGGTCGTCCAGGATGCGCTCGAAGCCGTGTATGCGGATGACGGGAATTTCCCGGAGAGCCCGCCGGATCAGCTGCTGCAGAGTGCTTCTGTCTTCGTGAGTCCGAAAACGGGCGGGATCCTCGCGCTGGTCGGCGGGCGGGGCGAGTATACGCCGGGACGCTTCAATAATGCGACCGAGCTGCTACGGCAGCCTGGATCTGCCTTGAAGCCGCTGGCCGTCTATGCGCCGGCGCTCGAGAAGGGCTACCATATGTCGGATCTGCTGGAGGACGAGCCGATTGATATCGGCGGGTATGCCCCGACCAACATCGATCAGCAGTATCGGGGACATGTGACCCTGTACGAGGCGCTTGTAAATTCGTATAACGTCCCGCCGGTCTGGCTGCTGGATCAGATCGGCATCCAGAACGGCGTCGATGCGGTGGAACGGTTCGGCATCCCATTGACGAAGAAGGACCGTGTACTCGGTCTGGCGCTTGGCGGGCTCGACAAAGGGACGTCTCCGTTGCGGATGGCGCAGGCATTCTCCGCGTTTGCGAATGAGGGCGTGATGGAGGAAGCCCATGCGATCATGGAAATCAAAGACGCGGACGGGAAGGTGCTTGGGACGTGGCAGGGCGAGTCCGTCCAGGTGACGGATGCGGAAGTTGCTGCGCAGATGACGTATATGCTGCAAGGGGCTGTCGAGGAAGGGACAGGTCGGAACGCCCGGATTTCCGGGATGGATGTCGCCGGGAAGACGGGGACGACGCAGCTGCCGATTGAAGGCGTGTCGGGTTCCAAAGATAATTGGTTCGTCGGCTATACGCCGGACATTGCCGGTGCGGTGTGGCTCGGCTATGATAAGACAGACGCCGACCATTATCTGACCTCGACCAGCAGCACGACGGCGTCGCCTATTTTTGCGAAGGTCGTGTCCCGATCTGCAAGTGAACTATCTGGGGAGGCTTTCGACCTGTCGCTGATTGACGATGACATCAAAGATCTGAAGAAGCAGGAGAAAAAGGCGAAGAAGAAACGAAAGAAGGACGAGAAGAAAAAAGAGAAGGACGAGAAGGGGAAAGGGTTCTGGGAGAGCCTTGAAGAGTGGGGGCAGAAGTGGT